One window from the genome of Halomicrobium zhouii encodes:
- a CDS encoding DUF7262 family protein gives MDRAQLPLSLLEVAIGIVFVLGVTLGFALGVPSPNTREPQLDAYAHDTATILSNEQPRHGGATRLAEVVESDAAFQRERDALRERVDRILTDNLLFRVETPHGAVGYHTPHGVATGRSTVTTRAGPVTIRVWYV, from the coding sequence ATGGATAGAGCCCAGCTCCCGCTCTCGCTGCTGGAAGTGGCCATCGGGATAGTGTTCGTCCTCGGTGTGACACTCGGGTTCGCCCTCGGCGTGCCCTCACCGAACACGCGAGAACCCCAGCTCGACGCCTATGCCCACGACACCGCGACGATCCTATCGAACGAACAGCCGCGCCACGGTGGCGCGACCAGACTCGCGGAGGTCGTCGAGTCCGACGCGGCGTTCCAGCGCGAACGCGACGCGTTGCGCGAGCGCGTCGACCGCATCCTCACCGACAACCTGCTGTTTCGGGTCGAGACACCCCACGGCGCCGTCGGCTACCACACGCCTCACGGCGTCGCGACTGGGCGTTCGACCGTCACGACCCGCGCCGGCCCGGTAACGATACGAGTGTGGTACGTATGA
- a CDS encoding DUF7261 family protein — MRRRGQLVLVAAVIIAVAMIPMVLAYLQLGYHADVRASGAHDDPSTEARSVLVRSVHSASVDVPGTFRWSSRDAAVNAVRSDLDPRLSTVETARVDEGIHRNVTYNQTLASRWSSANCPTGPDRQFGSCEAIDGVVVQERAGWTHVLAVAFDLVTDTRRQHTELSTVVRAGYE; from the coding sequence ATGAGACGGCGCGGACAGCTCGTCCTCGTCGCGGCGGTGATCATCGCCGTCGCGATGATTCCCATGGTACTCGCGTACCTGCAACTGGGGTACCACGCCGACGTTCGCGCCAGCGGCGCGCACGACGACCCGTCGACCGAAGCCCGATCGGTGCTTGTCCGGAGCGTCCACAGTGCGAGCGTGGACGTCCCCGGAACGTTCCGATGGAGCAGTCGCGACGCCGCCGTGAACGCGGTCCGATCCGACCTCGACCCACGACTCTCGACTGTCGAAACCGCCCGCGTCGACGAGGGAATCCACCGCAACGTCACCTACAACCAGACTCTCGCCAGCCGGTGGTCGAGCGCCAACTGTCCGACCGGCCCAGACCGACAGTTCGGCTCCTGTGAAGCCATCGACGGCGTCGTCGTCCAGGAACGAGCGGGCTGGACCCACGTCCTCGCCGTCGCGTTCGACCTGGTGACGGATACCCGTCGGCAACACACGGAACTGTCGACAGTCGTTCGGGCTGGGTACGAATAG
- a CDS encoding type II secretion system F family protein yields the protein MGTSKPPRQLNLIDRGLYALFAQHADGDQHDRDRERYRATDLDTGFDLYLARVYGLAWVSSFALGFVVFSTFTLLPDALLGGGVAFLQDGIPVINRITWPAVPQATLAFGSGVVVAVLTRWALIRAGGTYLGWAASARRADIEATLPGAVRYLRVLASGEHDQRAMLRRVADQDAYGETAVAFRRALNRAALTGSLDDGLERVASETPSRDLLAPFLLKFREHANQSSNALEGYLEMESRLLSHQQSRRQERATGYLELVAELFVVLLVLPALLVLIVTVMGVLSPGLSNPVVTPLGTTTVRGLLVLGSAVFVVSAGATASFVVTTLRPRNASPPSYERPDELLPLLESVPLNPASATVVMVPIGLCVAVGLWLLDYRLENVFLLSYAAFGLPIGVVSVRRARLDDDKDREIQDFVHAVSGHVSLGRPFSDAVERVAREVELGALQSDVDDLAFTLGLTSSPAGDSTDGRAAALDRFVEAVGTPMADQTIGLVVGALDAGSDAEDVFETLQTEIGTLYHERKALRSSLLVYVAVGWTTALLVIGIVVAVNTYVLDGFAQLSTVSGGQGLTIDPNAIDPARDRHRFYVVTQATMLACGWFAGTASRGFYEALLHSASLVTIAYVVFAGAGMI from the coding sequence ATGGGAACGAGTAAACCGCCGCGACAGCTCAACCTGATCGACCGGGGACTCTACGCGCTGTTCGCCCAGCACGCCGACGGGGACCAGCACGACCGGGACCGCGAACGGTACCGGGCGACCGACCTCGATACGGGCTTCGACCTCTATCTGGCGCGAGTCTACGGTCTCGCCTGGGTGAGCAGTTTCGCCCTGGGATTCGTCGTCTTCAGTACGTTCACACTCCTCCCTGACGCCCTCCTGGGTGGGGGCGTCGCGTTTCTGCAGGACGGCATCCCCGTGATCAATCGCATCACCTGGCCCGCAGTCCCACAGGCCACGCTCGCCTTCGGTTCGGGCGTCGTCGTCGCCGTCCTCACCCGATGGGCCCTAATCCGAGCAGGCGGGACCTATCTCGGCTGGGCAGCGTCTGCCCGTCGCGCCGACATCGAAGCGACGCTCCCGGGAGCCGTCCGGTACCTCCGCGTACTCGCTTCCGGCGAACACGACCAGCGAGCGATGTTGCGACGCGTCGCTGACCAGGACGCCTACGGAGAGACGGCCGTCGCGTTTCGGCGGGCCCTCAACCGCGCCGCATTGACTGGGAGTCTCGACGACGGTCTCGAGCGCGTGGCTAGCGAAACGCCGTCACGCGACCTGCTCGCCCCCTTCCTCCTGAAGTTTCGGGAACACGCGAACCAGAGTTCGAATGCGCTCGAAGGGTACCTGGAGATGGAGAGTCGATTGCTCTCTCACCAGCAGTCACGGCGCCAGGAACGGGCGACAGGCTATCTCGAGCTCGTGGCCGAACTGTTCGTCGTCCTGCTCGTCCTGCCAGCGTTGCTGGTTCTCATCGTTACGGTCATGGGCGTCCTCTCTCCTGGGCTCTCGAATCCAGTCGTCACGCCGCTTGGGACGACGACTGTCCGTGGCCTGCTCGTCCTCGGAAGCGCCGTGTTCGTCGTCTCTGCCGGCGCGACGGCATCGTTCGTCGTGACGACGCTCCGTCCGCGAAACGCGAGCCCACCGTCCTACGAACGGCCCGACGAGTTGCTTCCGCTGCTCGAGAGCGTCCCACTGAATCCGGCGAGTGCGACGGTCGTGATGGTACCTATCGGGCTCTGCGTGGCCGTCGGGCTCTGGCTACTCGACTACAGGCTCGAAAACGTCTTTCTCCTCTCGTACGCAGCGTTCGGTCTCCCTATCGGAGTCGTCTCCGTGAGGCGAGCGAGGCTCGACGACGACAAGGACCGCGAAATCCAGGACTTCGTCCACGCCGTCTCGGGTCACGTCAGCCTGGGGCGGCCGTTCAGCGACGCCGTCGAACGCGTCGCGCGCGAGGTGGAACTCGGTGCGCTCCAGAGTGACGTCGACGATCTCGCCTTTACTCTGGGACTGACGTCGAGCCCGGCCGGGGATTCGACAGACGGACGGGCTGCTGCGCTCGACCGGTTCGTCGAGGCCGTCGGCACACCGATGGCCGACCAGACCATCGGGCTCGTCGTCGGTGCGCTGGACGCCGGGAGCGACGCCGAAGACGTCTTCGAGACGCTACAGACTGAAATCGGTACGCTCTATCACGAGCGAAAGGCACTCCGGTCGTCGCTCCTCGTCTACGTCGCTGTCGGGTGGACCACCGCGTTGCTCGTCATCGGCATCGTGGTCGCCGTGAATACGTACGTCCTCGACGGATTCGCGCAGCTATCGACCGTCTCCGGCGGTCAGGGGCTGACCATCGATCCGAACGCCATCGACCCGGCGCGGGACCGCCACCGGTTCTACGTCGTGACGCAGGCCACGATGCTCGCCTGCGGCTGGTTCGCAGGGACGGCGAGCCGGGGATTTTACGAGGCGCTGTTACACTCCGCGTCGCTCGTCACCATCGCCTACGTCGTCTTCGCGGGGGCCGGGATGATATGA
- a CDS encoding DUF7266 family protein produces MDSRAVTPVVEKTITMGIVVLFVGGMTTAMFGTAVPTYRDAVGTEMSERVLAMASEEIERTVPPNTTTVQSDRTVDLPATIRGSAYRIRVDGRSLVLVHPDIPTRRSRPALPPMVTGFSGEWQSGANTIVTVRSVSGGLAVELREGAP; encoded by the coding sequence ATGGATAGCCGCGCGGTCACGCCCGTCGTCGAGAAGACGATAACGATGGGTATCGTCGTGCTTTTCGTCGGCGGTATGACGACCGCGATGTTCGGGACGGCCGTCCCGACGTACCGGGACGCGGTCGGCACCGAGATGAGCGAACGCGTACTCGCGATGGCGAGTGAGGAGATCGAACGAACGGTTCCGCCGAACACGACGACCGTTCAATCCGACCGGACCGTCGACCTGCCCGCCACGATTCGGGGTTCAGCCTACAGGATCAGGGTCGACGGCCGGTCGCTCGTCCTCGTACATCCAGACATTCCGACACGGCGGAGTCGGCCGGCACTTCCGCCGATGGTGACTGGTTTCAGTGGCGAGTGGCAGAGCGGAGCGAACACCATCGTCACCGTTCGGAGCGTCTCCGGCGGTCTCGCCGTCGAACTCCGGGAGGGAGCGCCGTGA
- a CDS encoding DUF7263 family protein — protein sequence MNRAQTGLPALAIALLVLTVLTGLGLAIADGALASADRNADERRVASSLAERFVAAESPLTERANVLNATRLRRLDASGVERSFPVADGRSFRLRANGTTVATTDDVEDGTTFRRLVVAERQQTRTLRPDLRPNRAITLPRRTTKATVDLSPPANTTLTTVRANDRVLLRNTSGLSGRFEVALSRFETTRLRFEGAGSLPEGSVTITYRAPETTKTTLVVTVDG from the coding sequence GTGAACCGAGCGCAGACGGGGCTGCCGGCCCTCGCGATCGCGCTCCTGGTCCTGACCGTCCTCACCGGCCTCGGGCTCGCTATCGCCGACGGAGCGCTCGCGAGCGCCGACCGGAACGCCGACGAGCGACGCGTCGCCTCGTCACTGGCCGAACGCTTCGTGGCGGCCGAGTCGCCGCTCACCGAACGCGCGAACGTCCTCAATGCGACGCGGCTGCGTCGACTCGACGCAAGCGGGGTAGAGCGGTCGTTTCCTGTCGCGGACGGGCGGAGCTTTCGCCTCCGGGCGAACGGCACGACCGTCGCCACGACGGACGACGTCGAAGACGGGACGACCTTTCGACGGCTCGTCGTCGCCGAGCGTCAACAGACGAGAACCCTACGGCCTGATCTCAGACCGAACCGGGCGATTACGCTCCCCCGTCGAACGACGAAGGCGACCGTCGACCTCTCACCGCCGGCGAACACGACGCTCACGACCGTCAGGGCCAACGACCGGGTACTGCTGCGGAACACGAGCGGACTGTCCGGACGGTTCGAGGTCGCGCTTTCGCGGTTCGAGACCACGCGACTCCGGTTCGAAGGGGCCGGAAGCCTGCCAGAGGGGAGCGTGACGATAACGTACCGTGCACCGGAGACGACGAAGACGACGCTGGTGGTGACAGTCGATGGATAG
- a CDS encoding type II/IV secretion system ATPase subunit, with translation MAVTRGTEPSESPTVPAPIPPGDPDAWYAPDVRSQDEVYPGVVVTVRDSRQEFVYDVREPELTQRGNEARERVEDYFESAHVERPRTREGAIERMESGFDPKHRTVIDRLVDCSPAVRRRLDYHALCSLTCLGEMTPYALDDRIDVADVTDDAVLVHTDDFAPARTDLDPDTEFLERFASERIEQHSVTFHEFDVPVIVYRENLLGEDPFTTKYAVREPDLLPGDEDLIEDCKTRVWEASIDGVLEDEVGFVRDRARTLLSRQLTIQNTRAWLDALSYRVRTALAEYDLTVPPVDHRFADDRLEDLLYYVLRDLVGYGKLTIPVRDPTLEDIEANRVGERIKVVPRADVGHNSRVPTNLVFEEERSFVNVVTKLAADDGTELNASTPSAKVNLSPDGVEETIRCAVALPTISEDGPHISIRKQSTDPMTPVDLVDAGSMSTELVALLWLLYEHHGVVLFCGPTGVGKTTLMNAHMPFIPYRDRPISIDEGSREVHIPHETGVSLSTREHERDHRRVTMADLMTECNYLNPDVEVIAEVNTPASFQTFAETLNTGHGLIGTTHADDVETLVNRIIEQGLAAYLLQEIDLLVFPKRVGDDRYVGEVVELVDETTYRSLDRDDDRRGTIRKDGTTVYWTSVAWRDHDGDYQFAYDHPSLDGGDAGDGTIATFERLAEEINQPVDQVEAMFHRRHRYVRYLVKEGIADVDELFTVLADLETNEAATVERLRRELVLDGRTEGSDGNE, from the coding sequence ATGGCCGTCACGCGCGGGACCGAACCGTCGGAGTCGCCGACAGTGCCAGCGCCGATACCACCCGGAGACCCCGACGCCTGGTACGCACCGGACGTGCGGTCCCAGGACGAAGTCTATCCCGGGGTAGTAGTGACAGTCCGGGACAGTCGCCAGGAGTTCGTCTACGACGTCCGCGAACCGGAACTCACACAGCGCGGGAACGAGGCCCGCGAGCGGGTCGAGGACTACTTCGAGAGCGCGCACGTCGAACGACCCCGGACGCGGGAAGGCGCCATCGAACGCATGGAGTCGGGATTCGACCCGAAACATCGGACGGTCATCGACCGTCTCGTCGACTGCTCGCCCGCGGTGCGACGCCGCCTGGACTACCACGCGCTCTGTTCGCTGACCTGCCTCGGCGAGATGACGCCCTACGCGCTCGACGACCGGATCGACGTCGCCGACGTGACTGACGACGCCGTCCTCGTGCACACGGACGACTTCGCACCGGCGCGGACCGACCTCGATCCCGACACGGAGTTTCTCGAACGGTTCGCCAGCGAGCGGATCGAACAACACAGTGTCACGTTTCACGAGTTCGACGTCCCCGTGATCGTCTACCGGGAGAACCTGCTCGGGGAGGACCCCTTCACGACCAAGTACGCCGTCAGAGAACCGGACCTGCTCCCCGGCGACGAGGACCTGATCGAGGACTGCAAGACGCGGGTCTGGGAGGCGAGTATCGACGGCGTCCTCGAAGACGAGGTCGGATTCGTCCGCGACCGGGCGAGAACGCTGCTCTCCCGTCAGCTGACGATCCAGAATACGCGTGCCTGGCTGGACGCTTTGTCCTACCGTGTTCGGACGGCCCTGGCGGAGTACGATCTGACCGTTCCGCCCGTCGACCACCGCTTCGCCGACGACCGACTCGAAGACCTCCTGTACTACGTCCTGCGGGACCTGGTTGGCTACGGAAAGCTCACGATTCCGGTGAGGGACCCCACGCTCGAAGACATCGAGGCGAACCGGGTCGGCGAGCGGATCAAGGTCGTCCCGCGGGCTGACGTCGGCCACAACAGCAGAGTTCCGACGAACCTCGTCTTCGAGGAAGAGCGCTCCTTCGTCAACGTCGTCACCAAGCTGGCTGCCGACGACGGGACGGAACTGAACGCCTCGACCCCCAGCGCGAAGGTGAACCTATCGCCCGATGGCGTCGAGGAAACGATACGGTGTGCCGTAGCACTCCCGACCATCTCGGAGGACGGCCCACACATCTCGATCCGGAAACAGTCCACCGACCCGATGACGCCGGTCGACCTGGTCGACGCCGGTTCGATGTCGACCGAACTCGTCGCCCTGCTCTGGTTGCTGTACGAACACCACGGCGTCGTCCTCTTCTGTGGCCCGACGGGAGTCGGGAAGACGACCCTGATGAACGCTCACATGCCATTTATCCCCTATCGCGACCGACCTATCAGCATCGACGAGGGGTCACGCGAGGTACACATTCCCCACGAGACGGGCGTCTCACTCTCGACTCGCGAGCACGAGCGCGACCACCGCCGCGTGACGATGGCCGACCTGATGACGGAGTGTAACTACCTCAACCCGGACGTCGAGGTCATCGCGGAAGTGAACACGCCAGCCAGTTTCCAGACGTTCGCGGAGACGCTCAACACCGGCCACGGCCTCATCGGGACGACCCACGCCGACGACGTAGAGACGCTCGTAAACAGGATCATCGAACAGGGGTTAGCGGCGTATCTGTTGCAGGAGATCGACCTGCTCGTCTTCCCGAAACGGGTCGGCGACGACCGCTACGTCGGAGAGGTCGTCGAGCTCGTCGACGAAACGACGTACAGGAGCCTCGACCGGGACGACGACAGGCGCGGCACGATCCGCAAGGACGGAACGACGGTATACTGGACGTCCGTCGCCTGGCGAGACCACGACGGTGACTACCAGTTCGCCTACGACCATCCGTCGCTCGACGGTGGAGACGCTGGCGACGGCACCATCGCGACATTCGAGCGATTGGCAGAAGAGATCAACCAACCGGTGGACCAAGTCGAAGCGATGTTCCACCGACGTCATCGATACGTCAGGTACCTCGTCAAGGAAGGGATAGCGGACGTGGACGAGCTATTCACAGTCCTCGCCGACCTGGAAACGAACGAGGCAGCCACTGTCGAGCGGTTACGACGCGAGCTCGTTCTCGACGGACGAACGGAGGGCTCGGATGGGAACGAGTAA
- a CDS encoding ArsR family transcriptional regulator: protein MLTEGELRALVVLHGEQTVSGLATELDRSLSYTSELVERLETTGLVETRRDGKTKRVRPSDAKALELLADITQTHSHIEWPELVSGATLRVLYYLDTPRAATDLARRADVHRSTVHRALDPLKHRGIVYQTEDDAYALNEGFERLSTLARELAHHDHRQTVERYTDTYTIRWESLDEFLVQTADDITAEDFVPTGPEQFQAYDLPLLARDRRYYLYSETTRDLSPETLCCHMLVIDAGARVQSYCLLLLSHVDVDRDELRSQAVTYDVDDLVDDLCTYLDTSGEQRTSRLPEWEDFQELAAEYEVTV from the coding sequence ATGCTCACGGAAGGGGAGCTGCGCGCACTCGTCGTCCTCCACGGTGAGCAGACAGTCTCCGGACTCGCAACTGAACTCGACCGAAGTCTCAGCTACACGTCCGAACTCGTCGAGCGCCTCGAGACCACTGGTCTCGTCGAGACGCGCCGAGATGGAAAGACGAAACGGGTCCGACCATCCGACGCGAAAGCACTGGAACTCCTCGCAGACATCACGCAAACGCATTCTCACATCGAGTGGCCCGAACTGGTGTCGGGCGCGACGCTTCGCGTCCTCTACTATCTCGATACACCGCGGGCCGCAACCGATCTCGCACGCAGGGCCGACGTCCACAGGAGTACCGTCCATCGCGCCCTCGATCCACTCAAACATCGAGGGATTGTCTACCAGACCGAAGACGATGCCTATGCACTGAACGAGGGATTCGAACGACTGAGCACGCTCGCCCGGGAACTCGCTCACCACGACCATCGCCAGACCGTCGAACGGTACACCGACACCTACACCATCCGCTGGGAGTCGCTCGACGAGTTCCTCGTACAGACTGCCGACGACATTACTGCAGAAGATTTCGTCCCGACCGGACCAGAGCAATTCCAGGCCTATGACCTCCCCCTCCTGGCACGCGACCGCCGCTACTACCTCTATTCGGAGACCACGAGGGACCTCTCACCGGAGACACTGTGTTGCCACATGCTCGTCATCGATGCAGGAGCGCGAGTTCAGTCCTACTGCCTGCTCTTGCTTAGCCACGTCGACGTCGACCGCGACGAACTCCGTTCCCAGGCAGTCACGTACGACGTCGATGATCTCGTCGACGATCTCTGCACGTACCTCGATACGAGCGGTGAGCAACGGACGTCTCGACTGCCCGAGTGGGAAGACTTCCAGGAACTGGCTGCGGAGTACGAGGTGACGGTATGA
- a CDS encoding outer membrane protein assembly factor BamB family protein translates to MSTDWSRRALLGTVATVLAGCSADSETAATATESSPTASETGTEAGEFESLRTDDPVLIWAVALPEAVVTPPALDPGADRLYVGAGKHYGETPTPTDQRESSNGALYSLRTVDGQKEWGTATPGPIAAQPLVHDERIHAVAGIGGPLEPSIGEPEIVAYGADGEQLWTAAPGGPELSLLGADGGRVFGGSRDDQLVGTENRSLFALGDDGAVVWERDASDAMGGAVAGAHLLHWDGTEELAAYSLETGTEAWQVSEAPILTSNENPELRSALEPVVFDGLCFTKSSEAADGSQSLVARSVADGSERWRYEPPDGGTFRPTGVATSTGVADGHHEDPSIVGTGDDGTVFSLSDDGTERWRTTVGGVRRGSPLVGDRIYVHGNGTIYALDPTEGPERWRASVPGNGTLRLISNGVVALSNRENDSVVASFRSDGSERWRYETSKDLTQPAVHGNRVYVGTADGTVLAFAAE, encoded by the coding sequence ATGTCGACCGACTGGTCCCGGCGCGCCCTTCTCGGCACGGTCGCGACGGTTCTGGCCGGCTGTTCGGCCGATTCAGAGACGGCGGCAACGGCCACCGAGTCGTCGCCGACGGCCAGTGAGACGGGGACGGAGGCCGGCGAGTTCGAATCGCTACGGACCGACGACCCGGTGCTCATCTGGGCAGTAGCCCTCCCGGAAGCTGTCGTGACGCCTCCTGCGCTGGATCCAGGGGCAGACCGCCTGTACGTCGGAGCGGGAAAGCACTACGGTGAGACGCCGACGCCGACGGACCAGCGAGAATCCTCGAATGGTGCGCTCTATAGCCTTCGGACGGTGGACGGACAGAAGGAGTGGGGAACCGCGACGCCGGGACCGATAGCGGCACAGCCACTCGTCCACGACGAGCGAATACACGCAGTTGCGGGCATCGGCGGCCCACTGGAACCATCGATCGGTGAGCCGGAGATTGTCGCCTACGGCGCCGACGGCGAACAGCTGTGGACGGCAGCCCCAGGAGGTCCGGAATTGTCGCTCCTCGGTGCAGACGGCGGACGGGTGTTCGGTGGGTCGAGGGACGACCAACTCGTCGGAACCGAAAACAGATCGCTGTTCGCGCTCGGCGACGACGGGGCGGTAGTCTGGGAACGCGATGCGAGCGACGCCATGGGAGGCGCAGTAGCAGGTGCCCACCTCTTGCACTGGGACGGGACCGAGGAACTTGCCGCCTATAGCCTCGAAACCGGCACGGAGGCCTGGCAAGTTTCCGAAGCGCCGATACTGACGTCGAACGAAAATCCCGAGCTACGGTCGGCGTTGGAGCCGGTGGTGTTCGACGGTCTCTGCTTTACGAAGTCGAGCGAGGCGGCCGATGGGAGTCAGTCGCTCGTCGCGCGGTCGGTGGCGGATGGATCCGAACGGTGGCGGTACGAGCCACCCGACGGCGGCACGTTCCGCCCGACGGGCGTCGCTACCAGCACCGGCGTAGCCGACGGACACCACGAGGACCCCTCGATCGTGGGAACGGGAGACGACGGCACCGTATTCTCGCTGTCCGACGACGGAACCGAGCGGTGGAGGACGACCGTCGGTGGCGTTCGACGGGGTAGTCCGCTCGTCGGCGACCGAATCTATGTTCACGGGAACGGGACGATATACGCCCTGGACCCGACAGAGGGGCCCGAGCGTTGGCGAGCGTCGGTACCGGGGAACGGTACGCTCCGTCTGATCTCCAATGGCGTCGTTGCGCTTTCGAACCGTGAGAACGACAGCGTCGTCGCATCCTTCCGGTCCGATGGGAGCGAACGGTGGCGATACGAGACGTCGAAGGACCTGACGCAGCCAGCAGTCCACGGGAACCGGGTGTACGTCGGTACAGCGGACGGGACCGTCCTGGCCTTCGCTGCCGAGTGA
- a CDS encoding DUF7289 family protein, with protein sequence MTRKARCRRPRTSAQPLGTGDRGQSHVVGVVLLLGLTAIALGGLTASIGAIIQDQTAHADAASVAADFDSSLRPIETTGSRRGRVTFTEGTVSTVTREIRVLDETGVRQTVDADALVYESADRRVAFLGGAIIRGQEGNAWLEREPPVTSGSDVLIVGVPRLNGSGGVSGTGGVATPIETNVTHTRHSLGDGDYSVAIETETPSAFEEYAAEQNATTTVRDLDSDGVPSVVVDFGGDRTGYVVVHDMRLEVGHG encoded by the coding sequence ATGACGCGGAAAGCGAGGTGCCGACGGCCACGTACCTCGGCCCAGCCACTCGGAACCGGAGACCGCGGGCAGTCACACGTCGTCGGCGTCGTCCTCCTCCTCGGGCTGACTGCCATCGCCCTGGGCGGCCTGACCGCGAGCATCGGAGCCATCATCCAGGACCAGACGGCTCACGCCGACGCGGCGAGCGTCGCCGCCGACTTCGACTCGTCACTCCGTCCGATCGAGACGACCGGGTCGAGGCGGGGGCGAGTGACGTTCACCGAAGGGACGGTCTCGACCGTCACCCGCGAGATACGCGTTCTCGACGAGACCGGGGTGAGACAGACGGTAGACGCCGACGCTCTCGTATACGAGTCGGCAGACCGGCGAGTGGCGTTCCTCGGTGGGGCGATCATCCGAGGGCAGGAGGGGAACGCCTGGCTGGAACGCGAGCCGCCCGTGACGAGCGGGTCGGACGTACTGATCGTCGGCGTGCCACGACTCAACGGGAGCGGCGGGGTCAGCGGCACCGGTGGCGTCGCGACACCGATCGAGACGAACGTCACCCACACACGCCACTCGCTCGGGGACGGCGACTACAGCGTCGCAATCGAGACGGAGACGCCCAGTGCCTTCGAGGAGTACGCCGCCGAACAGAACGCGACCACGACGGTGCGCGACCTCGATAGCGACGGCGTCCCGAGCGTCGTCGTCGATTTCGGCGGCGACCGAACCGGCTACGTGGTCGTTCACGACATGCGACTGGAGGTCGGCCATGGATAG